Within Pseudomonadales bacterium, the genomic segment TTAAACGCGTCACAACGATCATGCCCAACATCGTGCCAGCACCGCGCGGCGCCAACATCAAGCCGGTATCCAATACGGAATAACCCACCAAACTTTGCAAAAAAGGCGGCAGCAATGCCAGTGTCGCCAGCAACACGATGCCGACGAAAAAAATCAGCACCAAACTCACACTAAAGTTTCTATCTTTAAACAATGCCAGTTCAATAAAAGGGCGTTGATGCGTAAATATATGCACCATAAACATATAAAAAGTAACAACGGATACAACAGCTTCCGCAATAATTTCTGGTGATTGAAACCAATACAGTGTTCGACCGCGATCCAACATCAACTGCAACGCACCAATACTGATACTCAGTAGAAAAAAACCAAATACATCAAAGCGCCGTTCGTAATCCAAAGGTGATTCTTTCACCAAGGCCATCACACCAAACAAGGACAAAATACCTACGGGCAAATTGATATAAAACGCCCAGCGCCAACTGTAATACTCCGTCAACCAACCACCGATGGTTGGTCCAAGAATCGGTGCCACCATCACACCAATACCCCACAAGGCCATTGCTTTTGCGTGTTGCTCACGCGGAAAAGTGTCGAGCAAAATGGATTGCGACAACGGCACCAAACACGCACCAAAAACACCTTGCAGCATGCGCGCTAAGACCGCTTCCGGCAGCGATTGCGCCATACCGCAAAGCCCCGACGCCACGGTAAATCCCACCACACAAGTCACTAACAAACGCTTGCGCCCAAAACGACCGGCGATAAAACCAGTCATCGGCATCACAATCGCAGAAGTGATGATGTACGAAGTCAGCACCCACGAAATTTGATCTTCGGTTGCCGACAACGCGCCCTGCATATGCGGCAGCGCCACATTGGCAATTGTGGTATCTAAAATTTGAATGATGGCCGCCAACATAACGGCAGCCGCCAGCAACATCTGCCGAATATTTGGCGGCAAACGATCGACAAAAGTTTTGCGCTGCACAGGCGTCATAGACAATCAGTGCAATAGTCGTTGCCAGCGATTGCGTTCCGTATCAATCACCACGGTCGTACTCATGCCGGGGCGCAACAGCAATGCGTCTTGCGCAGGCAAATCGTCCAACTCGATGCGCACCGTAATGCGCTGCACCACTTTCACCCAGTTACCGGAAGCGTTTTGCGCAGGCAGGATAGAAAACTCAGCGCCACTCGCAGGGCTGATACTGGCGACATGCCCCTGCCAGCGTCGATCGGGATAAGTGTCCACTTTGATCTCAACTTTTTGCTCTGCGCGCACATGCGTTAAATCGGTTTCGTTGAAGTTGGCTTCAATCCACGGCGCAT encodes:
- a CDS encoding MDR family MFS transporter is translated as MTPVQRKTFVDRLPPNIRQMLLAAAVMLAAIIQILDTTIANVALPHMQGALSATEDQISWVLTSYIITSAIVMPMTGFIAGRFGRKRLLVTCVVGFTVASGLCGMAQSLPEAVLARMLQGVFGACLVPLSQSILLDTFPREQHAKAMALWGIGVMVAPILGPTIGGWLTEYYSWRWAFYINLPVGILSLFGVMALVKESPLDYERRFDVFGFFLLSISIGALQLMLDRGRTLYWFQSPEIIAEAVVSVVTFYMFMVHIFTHQRPFIELALFKDRNFSVSLVLIFFVGIVLLATLALLPPFLQSLVGYSVLDTGLMLAPRGAGTMLGMIVVTRLMDRIDPRFIIATGGIFTCGSLWLMMGFTVDVSESAVIWVGVLQGVGLGFIFVPLSTIAFLTLEPSLRTEGSSIFSLVRNIGSSIGISVVMTQLADNVQRNHAIFSEYITPFNHNLDWGVLPQIWNTSTVQGLMALDGELLRQAAQLAYLQDFRLIMWMTVAIIPLALMMKNTGALDAQVAKHDAVLD